The Amycolatopsis sp. DG1A-15b genome window below encodes:
- a CDS encoding TetR/AcrR family transcriptional regulator: protein MTVERSGAEDVDRTLALLWRARGGGAEPTRGRRPTLTIERIVAAAITVADADGLAAASMHRVAKELGAGTMTLYTYVPGKAELVDLMVDDVLVGRRLPGPGEPRRGDWREQVALYAERTRQVYRDHPWLCEVSRVRPPLGPGQLAGQEYLLSIMDALGLQPRQAVAAANGIGTYVDANAALGAENARLERSTGQSTEAWWHQRSSFWENYFVVDAHPAMNRIWLGGGFDQSAKAQGDTAYEFGLNRMLDGIQALVD from the coding sequence ATGACCGTCGAACGCAGTGGCGCCGAGGACGTCGACCGGACGCTCGCGCTGCTCTGGCGCGCCCGCGGCGGCGGCGCCGAACCGACCAGGGGCCGCCGTCCGACGCTGACGATCGAGCGGATCGTCGCCGCCGCGATCACGGTCGCGGACGCCGACGGGCTCGCCGCCGCGTCGATGCACCGGGTCGCCAAGGAGCTGGGCGCCGGCACGATGACGCTCTACACCTACGTGCCCGGCAAGGCCGAGCTGGTCGACTTGATGGTCGACGACGTGCTCGTCGGGCGGCGGCTGCCCGGGCCGGGCGAGCCGCGCCGCGGGGACTGGCGCGAGCAGGTGGCGCTCTACGCCGAGCGGACCCGGCAGGTCTACCGGGACCACCCGTGGCTGTGCGAGGTTTCGCGTGTCCGGCCGCCGCTGGGCCCCGGCCAGCTGGCGGGCCAGGAGTACCTGCTGTCGATCATGGACGCGCTGGGGCTGCAGCCGCGGCAGGCCGTCGCGGCGGCCAACGGGATCGGTACGTACGTCGACGCGAACGCCGCGCTGGGCGCGGAGAACGCCCGGCTGGAGCGCAGCACCGGCCAGTCGACCGAGGCGTGGTGGCACCAGCGGTCGTCGTTCTGGGAGAACTACTTCGTCGTCGACGCGCACCCGGCGATGAACCGCATCTGGCTCGGCGGGGGCTTCGACCAGAGCGCCAAGGCGCAGGGCGACACGGCGTACGAGTTCGGCCTGAACCGGATGCTCGACGGCATCCAGGCCCTGGTGGACTAG
- a CDS encoding lytic murein transglycosylase — MPKHRPRRTSARSVRRTAAALAGGALVVLPTLTTGLPAPVVVANAGDSAPDQAVAAPAPQQPNIVMPPIAVNGSLPQPPLPEPLVVPGGRAGSAGISGSLGIPGSMLKAYQNAANILAEEQPNCHLDWALIASIGRIESNHARGGYVNANGDTLEPILGPVLNGAGAFAAIPDTDGGKYDGDTVWDRAVGPTQFIPSTWRGYASDGNGDGVSNPNNIYDEALATARYLCSGGLDLSTDAGQRIAVRRYNNSQSYVDTVLAWAAAYRGGVAQLPDSQVPIGVPNAPDAAAAGSPVGVPAPPAPPVDTPPTDTPATTPTTPTTPDPTTTPTTPTTPTTPTSTDPVTPPSTDPTTPPPATTSTTPPPSSTAAATPADSTDAPTETTSTSSAG, encoded by the coding sequence ATGCCCAAGCACCGGCCACGTCGCACGAGCGCGCGTTCGGTCCGCCGGACCGCCGCCGCGCTCGCGGGTGGGGCGCTCGTCGTGCTGCCGACGCTGACCACGGGCCTGCCCGCGCCGGTCGTGGTGGCCAACGCCGGGGACAGCGCGCCTGACCAGGCCGTCGCCGCTCCGGCGCCGCAGCAGCCGAACATCGTCATGCCGCCGATCGCGGTCAACGGCAGCCTGCCCCAGCCGCCGCTGCCCGAACCGCTGGTCGTGCCCGGCGGGCGGGCCGGCTCCGCCGGCATCTCCGGGTCGCTCGGCATCCCGGGGAGCATGCTCAAGGCGTACCAGAACGCCGCGAACATCCTCGCCGAGGAACAGCCGAACTGCCACCTCGACTGGGCGCTGATCGCCAGCATCGGCCGGATCGAGTCCAACCACGCCCGCGGCGGGTACGTCAACGCCAACGGCGACACGCTGGAGCCGATCCTCGGCCCGGTGCTCAACGGCGCGGGCGCGTTCGCCGCGATCCCGGACACCGACGGCGGCAAGTACGACGGCGACACCGTGTGGGACCGCGCGGTCGGCCCGACGCAGTTCATCCCGTCGACGTGGCGCGGCTACGCCTCCGACGGCAACGGCGACGGCGTGTCGAACCCGAACAACATCTACGACGAGGCGCTGGCCACCGCGCGCTACCTGTGCTCGGGCGGCCTCGACCTCTCCACCGACGCGGGCCAGCGGATCGCCGTGCGCCGCTACAACAACTCGCAGTCCTATGTGGACACCGTGCTGGCCTGGGCCGCGGCCTACCGCGGCGGGGTGGCCCAGCTGCCCGACAGCCAGGTGCCGATCGGCGTGCCGAACGCGCCGGACGCCGCCGCGGCCGGGTCCCCGGTCGGCGTCCCGGCACCGCCCGCGCCGCCGGTCGACACCCCGCCGACGGACACGCCGGCGACCACGCCGACGACGCCCACCACGCCGGACCCGACCACCACCCCGACCACCCCGACGACGCCGACCACGCCGACGTCCACGGACCCGGTCACGCCGCCTTCGACGGACCCGACCACGCCGCCGCCGGCGACGACCAGCACCACCCCGCCGCCGTCGTCGACCGCCGCCGCCACGCCGGCCGACTCGACGGACGCCCCCACCGAAACCACCTCGACCAGTTCGGCCGGATGA